A genomic window from Pseudomonadota bacterium includes:
- a CDS encoding transposase, with translation MGRRGCRRGGLRRSPRVEAQHLALRDHGPTGSVPGGGQGADGRSLRHGDLHRGRRAGERADLARARRVGARERSSLRSSLRSSLRSGLRSSLRSSLRYGFSAGRRLRRFLEHGAIPIDHGAVERLHVRVALTRKNFLFAGWTQVASGLRSPIPSSAAVIRRP, from the coding sequence ATTGGTCGTCGAGGCTGTCGTCGAGGCGGCCTTCGCCGATCGCCTCGAGTTGAAGCCCAGCACCTTGCCCTTCGCGACCACGGACCAACGGGCTCAGTTCCGGGTGGTGGGCAAGGCGCCGACGGACGGTCGCTACGCCACGGTGACCTTCACCGTGGTCGGCGTGCCGGAGAGCGCGCAGATCTGGCGCGTGCGCGTCGAGTAGGCGCGCGCGAGCGCTCAAGCCTCCGCTCAAGCCTCCGCTCAAGCCTCCGCTCAGGCCTCCGCTCAAGCCTCCGCTCAAGCCTCCGCTATGGGTTCAGTGCAGGGCGACGACTGCGGCGCTTCCTCGAGCATGGCGCTATCCCGATCGACCACGGAGCCGTTGAACGACTCCATGTCCGGGTCGCTCTGACGAGGAAGAACTTCCTGTTCGCTGGCTGGACACAGGTGGCGAGCGGGCTGCGATCGCCTATACCATCCTCGGCTGCTGTGATCCGCCGCCCATGA
- a CDS encoding cytochrome c3 family protein yields the protein MHSHRRFLVPLVALAFLLAGGFGATAHAAKDKPPAGKIEIKGCQKKKPPVSFDHGAHVKLLGGAKSCADCHHNVKGNAATEHSCTSCHSKPQGTKPGTCADASPSKNPLHVTCIGCHKKELAAGKTKAATKCGQCHAK from the coding sequence ATGCACAGCCATCGGCGCTTCCTCGTCCCGCTCGTCGCGCTCGCGTTCCTGCTCGCCGGCGGGTTCGGAGCGACCGCCCACGCAGCGAAAGACAAGCCTCCGGCCGGAAAGATCGAGATCAAGGGCTGCCAGAAGAAGAAGCCGCCGGTGAGCTTCGACCACGGGGCGCACGTCAAGCTGCTCGGAGGCGCCAAGTCCTGCGCCGACTGCCACCACAACGTCAAGGGCAACGCCGCCACGGAGCATAGCTGCACGAGTTGCCACAGCAAGCCGCAGGGCACCAAGCCGGGCACCTGCGCCGACGCCAGCCCGAGCAAGAACCCGCTGCACGTGACCTGCATCGGCTGCCACAAGAAGGAGCTCGCCGCGGGCAAGACCAAGGCCGCCACCAAATGCGGCCAGTGCCACGCCAAGTAG
- a CDS encoding bifunctional folylpolyglutamate synthase/dihydrofolate synthase codes for MNRASPGGGAWERYRHATAYVNEGLIRPGPGPQAGAGPGPREWLRQRLLPALGHPERAFRAIHVTGTAGKGSVATMIAQILHAAGYRTGLHASPYLQVATEKLWVAGRYASADAYADLVEALRPVAETLRAPGLPLHTIFSVALFLEHFRRAQLDIGVVEVGVGGRFDLTNVLQTEVAVLTNVGLDHVETLGPTLEAIAWHKAGVIHRGCRAVVFADGEDDPLWRASQREATQVGATLRRVCSGDLRYEQAAAGTARVALLGSRYGALELSLAMSGPAQARNAALAVAACEAFDPSGAKLSPTAIAQGLARACLPARGEWIGDVARRRAGTTPRVLLDGAHNANKLDALRALLQEPVAAGRARLHLLLGALQGKRVDEAFARLAAEADQVTVTEPQVYGKPALPAEALATRLQGLTRRPLTRQPDPQAALDEVLAQADADDLVVITGSLYLAGSLRERWYPAAEVLRAGTSWPDALD; via the coding sequence ATGAACCGCGCCTCGCCTGGCGGCGGCGCGTGGGAGCGCTACCGCCACGCCACCGCCTACGTCAACGAGGGGCTGATTCGCCCCGGCCCTGGACCCCAGGCCGGCGCGGGTCCGGGCCCGCGCGAATGGCTGCGGCAGCGGCTGCTCCCGGCGTTAGGGCATCCCGAGCGCGCCTTTCGCGCGATTCACGTTACGGGCACCGCGGGCAAGGGTTCCGTGGCGACGATGATCGCCCAGATTCTGCATGCGGCCGGCTATCGCACCGGGCTGCATGCCTCGCCCTACCTGCAGGTGGCCACCGAGAAGCTCTGGGTCGCTGGTCGCTACGCCAGCGCCGACGCCTACGCGGACCTCGTCGAGGCGCTGCGGCCGGTGGCGGAGACCCTGCGAGCCCCTGGGCTGCCGCTCCACACGATCTTCTCCGTGGCGCTCTTTCTGGAGCACTTCCGCCGCGCCCAGCTCGACATCGGCGTGGTCGAGGTCGGGGTCGGAGGCCGCTTCGACCTGACCAACGTGCTGCAGACCGAGGTCGCGGTCCTGACCAACGTCGGCCTCGATCACGTCGAGACGCTTGGACCGACGCTCGAGGCTATCGCCTGGCATAAGGCGGGCGTGATCCACCGCGGCTGCCGTGCCGTGGTCTTCGCCGATGGTGAGGACGATCCGCTTTGGCGCGCGTCCCAACGTGAGGCCACGCAGGTCGGCGCCACTTTGCGTCGCGTCTGCAGCGGCGACCTGCGCTACGAGCAGGCTGCGGCTGGGACGGCGCGCGTCGCCCTCTTGGGCTCGCGCTACGGCGCGCTCGAGCTTTCTCTGGCGATGTCGGGCCCAGCGCAGGCCCGCAATGCGGCGCTCGCCGTGGCAGCCTGCGAGGCGTTCGACCCCAGCGGCGCGAAGCTCAGCCCCACCGCCATCGCGCAAGGCCTGGCCCGGGCGTGCCTCCCTGCGCGCGGCGAATGGATCGGCGACGTTGCGCGGCGGCGGGCCGGCACGACGCCACGCGTGCTGCTCGACGGCGCGCATAACGCGAACAAGCTCGATGCGCTGCGGGCGCTGCTGCAAGAACCGGTGGCCGCCGGTCGCGCTCGATTGCACCTGCTGCTCGGAGCACTACAGGGCAAGCGCGTCGACGAGGCCTTCGCCCGCCTGGCGGCCGAGGCCGACCAGGTGACGGTCACAGAGCCGCAGGTGTACGGCAAACCTGCGCTCCCGGCCGAGGCCCTGGCGACGCGGCTTCAGGGGCTGACGCGTCGCCCGCTCACGCGCCAGCCTGACCCCCAGGCCGCGCTCGACGAGGTCCTCGCCCAGGCCGACGCCGACGACCTCGTCGTGATCACCGGCTCCCTCTACCTGGCGGGCAGCCTGCGCGAGCGCTGGTATCCGGCGGCAGAGGTGCTCCGCGCGGGCACGAGCTGGCCGGACGCGCTGGACTGA